The following are from one region of the Gammaproteobacteria bacterium genome:
- a CDS encoding polyprenyl synthetase family protein yields the protein MSIDFQSWASGCQARIESFLESRLPAGDCVPVRLHKAMRYSVLGGGKRVRPLLSFAAGELAAADVERVTVAAAAVELIHAYSLVHDDLPCMDDDVLRRGKPTCHIEFDEATALLTGDSLQTLAFELLAEKRLADTPETQLEMIAQLALASGSRGMAGGQAFDLDSVGKMLSLPELEFMHIHKTGALIRAAVMLGARCGSRLADEQLSKLDHFAKCVGLAFQVVDDLLDAEATTATLGKTAGKDAENNKPTYVSILGIAQARELAEKLQHDADQALDGFGEAAARLRQVTDFIIKRKF from the coding sequence ATGAGCATTGATTTTCAAAGCTGGGCAAGCGGTTGCCAGGCGCGGATTGAATCATTTCTGGAGTCGCGCTTACCCGCCGGCGATTGCGTTCCGGTGCGCTTGCATAAGGCCATGCGGTATTCCGTACTGGGCGGCGGCAAGCGGGTGCGTCCGCTGTTGTCGTTTGCCGCCGGTGAGCTTGCCGCTGCGGATGTCGAGCGCGTCACGGTTGCGGCGGCGGCGGTGGAACTGATTCATGCCTATTCGCTGGTGCACGATGATTTGCCGTGCATGGACGACGATGTGTTGCGGCGTGGCAAACCGACGTGCCATATCGAATTCGACGAAGCGACCGCATTGCTGACCGGCGATAGCTTGCAAACACTGGCTTTCGAGTTGCTGGCGGAAAAGCGCTTGGCGGATACGCCGGAAACGCAGTTGGAAATGATCGCGCAACTGGCGCTGGCTTCCGGATCGCGCGGTATGGCGGGAGGTCAGGCATTTGATCTGGACAGTGTCGGCAAAATGCTAAGCCTGCCGGAGCTGGAATTCATGCATATTCATAAAACCGGCGCATTGATTCGCGCTGCTGTGATGCTGGGTGCTCGTTGCGGCAGCCGTTTGGCTGATGAACAGTTAAGCAAGCTGGATCACTTCGCCAAATGTGTCGGCCTGGCGTTTCAGGTGGTGGATGACCTGCTGGATGCTGAAGCGACCACAGCCACTTTGGGTAAAACCGCCGGTAAAGACGCGGAGAACAATAAACCGACCTATGTCAGCATTCTGGGCATCGCTCAAGCGCGTGAACTGGCGGAAAAATTGCAGCACGATGCCGATCAGGCGCTGGACGGCTTTGGCGAAGCTGCGGCAAGATTGCGTCAAGTGACCGATTTTATAATTAAGCGTAAATTCTAA
- a CDS encoding exodeoxyribonuclease VII small subunit, protein MTKSSKQAASSQPESFEAASAELEKIVTAMEAGQMSLEASLAAYQRGAELLQYCQSKLQDAQQQVRMLEAGMLKNFTKSDSDEH, encoded by the coding sequence ATGACCAAATCATCCAAACAGGCAGCGTCATCGCAGCCGGAGAGCTTTGAGGCGGCATCGGCTGAGCTGGAAAAAATCGTAACCGCCATGGAAGCAGGTCAGATGTCATTGGAGGCTTCTCTTGCGGCCTATCAACGCGGGGCGGAGCTATTACAATATTGTCAGAGCAAGCTGCAAGACGCGCAGCAGCAAGTGCGGATGCTGGAAGCCGGTATGTTAAAAAACTTCACAAAGTCGGATAGCGATGAGCATTGA
- a CDS encoding N-acetyltransferase: protein MTQRDKPVNSRITVRPVMSYRDMGKFIDVPWHVYANDPMWVPPLRLERRFHFSRFNPYFKHGEWQAWVAFQDGKAVGRISAQIDSLHQERYGTDSGHFGLLECIDDTEVFAALLLHAEAWLAARGIRRVSGPFNLSINQECGILVDGFDTPPVVMMPHSAPWYGRLLEEHGYAPAKDLLAYKISVDFEIPRVMQTVIKRFSPQIKMRTLKRDQFDQEMETLRDIFNDAWSENWGFIPFTREEFAELGSSLRLLLPDEYIQIAEVNGEPAAFMVGLPNLNEILIELNGSLFPFGWLKLIRKVRSHEIRTGRIPLMGVRKRYHNTPIGLALACLVIDTPRQIGVKHGVKEVELSWILEDNVAMRGILDSIGSEQYKRYRIYGKTL, encoded by the coding sequence ATGACTCAACGCGATAAACCGGTTAATTCCAGGATAACGGTGCGTCCGGTCATGTCGTATCGTGACATGGGCAAATTTATCGATGTACCGTGGCACGTGTATGCCAACGATCCGATGTGGGTGCCGCCGTTACGGCTGGAACGGCGTTTTCATTTTTCCCGCTTCAATCCTTATTTCAAGCACGGCGAATGGCAAGCCTGGGTTGCATTTCAGGACGGCAAAGCGGTCGGACGGATCAGTGCGCAGATTGATTCTTTGCATCAGGAGCGTTACGGTACCGACAGCGGACACTTCGGCCTACTGGAATGTATCGATGATACGGAAGTATTTGCCGCGCTGCTGCTGCACGCGGAAGCCTGGCTCGCGGCGCGGGGAATCCGCCGCGTCAGCGGCCCGTTCAACCTGTCGATCAATCAGGAATGCGGCATTCTGGTCGACGGATTCGATACCCCGCCGGTTGTCATGATGCCGCATTCGGCGCCTTGGTATGGCCGCTTGCTCGAAGAACACGGTTATGCTCCGGCAAAGGATCTGCTGGCCTACAAAATCAGCGTCGATTTCGAAATACCGCGCGTCATGCAGACCGTGATCAAGCGATTCTCGCCGCAAATAAAAATGCGTACCCTGAAGCGCGATCAATTCGATCAGGAAATGGAAACCTTGCGCGATATCTTTAACGATGCCTGGTCGGAAAATTGGGGATTCATTCCGTTTACGCGCGAAGAATTTGCCGAGCTGGGCAGCAGTCTGCGCCTGCTGTTGCCGGACGAGTACATTCAAATTGCGGAGGTCAACGGCGAACCGGCGGCCTTCATGGTCGGACTGCCCAATCTCAACGAAATCCTGATCGAACTGAACGGCAGCCTGTTTCCGTTCGGCTGGCTTAAATTGATCAGAAAAGTCAGAAGCCATGAAATCCGCACTGGCCGCATTCCGTTGATGGGCGTGCGTAAACGATATCACAATACACCCATCGGCTTGGCTTTGGCCTGTCTGGTTATCGACACTCCGCGCCAGATCGGTGTCAAACACGGCGTCAAGGAAGTTGAATTGTCATGGATATTGGAAGATAACGTTGCGATGCGCGGCATCCTCGACAGTATCGGCAGCGAACAATACAAGCGTTACCGTATTTATGGAAAAACATTATGA
- a CDS encoding NTP transferase domain-containing protein, whose protein sequence is MTTTAAPNPAAKQFAAVVLAADRTNQDPITQHTGAACKAFAPVAGVPMIIRVLDTLQACDQISTIILCGPPESLHDHCPELKQRIASGQVTWLPNLDSPSRSAESGLNHIPLDTPVLLTTADHALLTPAIVRKFLQDAAATPCDAAVGAVSEQAVTAAFPGSKRTIIRLRDGGFRGCNLYAFNPRGRTLVRFWRQAEDLRKRPWQLIGKVLGYKAVFLYMFGLLTSQQGLATVSEKSGVNIHVIMLDDARAGIDVDKVKDLMLAESLLSRRSGSDGSTNPA, encoded by the coding sequence ATGACCACTACCGCTGCACCCAATCCGGCGGCAAAGCAATTCGCCGCAGTGGTGCTGGCCGCTGACCGCACCAACCAGGATCCGATCACACAGCATACCGGCGCGGCCTGCAAAGCGTTCGCTCCCGTTGCCGGCGTTCCGATGATCATCCGTGTGCTGGATACTTTGCAGGCTTGCGATCAGATTTCCACCATTATTCTGTGCGGCCCGCCCGAATCGCTGCACGATCATTGCCCGGAATTAAAGCAGCGCATCGCATCCGGCCAAGTCACGTGGCTGCCGAATCTGGATTCTCCCAGCCGCAGTGCGGAAAGCGGCCTCAATCACATACCGCTCGATACGCCGGTGCTCTTAACCACGGCCGATCATGCTTTACTCACACCCGCTATCGTCCGCAAATTTTTGCAGGACGCCGCAGCGACACCGTGCGACGCCGCCGTAGGCGCCGTCAGCGAACAAGCAGTCACGGCAGCGTTTCCCGGCAGCAAACGCACCATTATCCGATTACGCGACGGCGGATTCCGCGGTTGCAACCTGTATGCGTTCAATCCGCGCGGGCGCACCTTGGTGCGATTCTGGCGGCAAGCCGAAGATTTGCGCAAGCGGCCGTGGCAGCTTATCGGCAAAGTGCTTGGATACAAGGCGGTATTTTTATACATGTTCGGGCTGCTGACGTCGCAGCAGGGCTTGGCCACAGTATCGGAGAAATCCGGAGTGAACATCCACGTAATCATGCTCGACGATGCCCGCGCCGGCATCGATGTCGATAAGGTTAAGGATCTCATGTTGGCCGAATCGCTACTCAGCCGGAGATCAGGCTCCGATGGCAGCACCAATCCCGCTTGA
- the lptF gene encoding LPS export ABC transporter permease LptF produces the protein MKLIERYIVREILLPFTVVLLILVGLYASFVSARLLTGAVTETLGVAALLKLVFLKTLIALEVLIPVALYLSVIIGLDRLNKDQELNIIRSVGVSGTRIVLTVLAVAIPVGIISGTLSSYVRPWAYGESYILDAQAEAELNTNRFQAGRFYGSDKSGRVVYVRSKNDTTKEMEGIFHYIKQKEGSEIVIAQYARQIQPATKEERPHILLSDGIVYELSKTASVDDVIQFENMTYFIDNDFVLNYRRKAAATRTLWESSQPRDIAELQWRLSRPLSTILMALLAVTFIRISPRQEKVERIYIAAALVFAAYYNLSGLAKSWVEQNVVGSIPGVWWLDLSILAFLVGYAAYSNRKFLFLRQQP, from the coding sequence ATGAAATTAATCGAACGGTACATCGTACGCGAAATTCTGCTGCCGTTTACGGTGGTTCTTCTCATTTTGGTCGGTTTGTACGCCAGCTTTGTCAGCGCCCGGCTCTTAACCGGTGCCGTGACGGAGACACTGGGCGTTGCCGCGCTGCTCAAGCTGGTATTCTTAAAAACGCTGATCGCGCTGGAAGTGTTAATCCCCGTTGCCCTCTACCTATCGGTCATCATAGGCTTGGACAGGCTCAACAAAGATCAGGAATTAAATATCATCCGTTCCGTCGGTGTGAGCGGTACGCGCATTGTGCTGACGGTACTGGCGGTGGCGATACCGGTCGGCATCATCAGCGGCACACTGTCATCGTATGTGCGGCCATGGGCCTATGGGGAGAGTTACATTCTGGATGCGCAAGCGGAGGCCGAACTCAATACCAATCGTTTTCAGGCCGGACGCTTTTACGGCAGCGATAAATCCGGCAGGGTTGTCTATGTGCGCAGCAAAAATGACACCACCAAGGAAATGGAGGGTATTTTTCATTACATCAAGCAAAAGGAAGGCAGCGAAATCGTCATCGCGCAATATGCCCGCCAGATCCAACCGGCAACAAAAGAAGAAAGGCCGCATATTTTACTATCCGACGGTATCGTCTATGAATTAAGCAAGACCGCCAGCGTCGACGACGTCATCCAATTCGAGAATATGACCTATTTCATCGATAACGACTTTGTACTGAATTACCGGCGCAAAGCGGCTGCCACCCGAACCTTGTGGGAATCCAGCCAGCCGCGCGACATCGCGGAACTGCAATGGCGTCTTTCCCGTCCGCTCTCGACCATCCTGATGGCCCTGCTCGCGGTGACTTTTATCCGCATCTCGCCGCGCCAGGAAAAAGTGGAGCGGATTTATATCGCCGCCGCACTGGTTTTCGCCGCTTACTACAATTTGAGCGGATTGGCCAAATCCTGGGTCGAGCAAAATGTGGTCGGCAGCATACCGGGCGTGTGGTGGCTGGATCTGTCCATCCTCGCATTCCTGGTCGGTTATGCGGCATACTCCAACCGGAAATTTCTCTTCTTACGCCAGCAGCCATGA
- the lptG gene encoding LPS export ABC transporter permease LptG gives MIIYRYIAQQVLIGFVISTAILLPLFSFFDLLDQLDDVGKGTYRVIDAFFYTAMLLPRRFIQIAPFVALLGTVIALGKLAVNSELIALRVAGISPRRISLAPLGMGVLLLAAVAILEQFAAPQLQQKAITYRAIALEQSAELGKNLGIWTRNEHNILRIGQIVNNKRAADIELLQLDPDDFIVTHTLAEFADIVEEDIWEFSNATIRTFDKDNGRISVNRADAIRWSSFVDPEDIATLTKPPESLSPLELFRHVEFLRSTGQDADSYALALWRKAGSALLTIAMLLLSIPFVFGSIRSGLSNKLIFATLIGMAVYLLDQIIANAGLILHLNPALVALGPGLTIIILANIWLRRTF, from the coding sequence ATGATCATCTATCGTTACATCGCTCAGCAGGTTTTGATCGGCTTCGTTATTTCTACTGCGATTCTGCTGCCGTTATTCAGCTTCTTCGATTTGTTGGATCAGCTGGATGATGTAGGCAAAGGCACTTATCGTGTCATTGATGCATTCTTCTACACCGCCATGCTGCTACCGCGCCGGTTTATTCAGATCGCGCCTTTTGTCGCTTTGCTCGGCACCGTCATCGCACTGGGTAAGCTGGCGGTTAATTCGGAACTCATCGCCTTGCGCGTGGCGGGCATCTCACCCCGGCGCATCAGCCTCGCGCCTTTAGGCATGGGTGTTCTACTGTTAGCGGCCGTCGCTATTCTGGAACAATTCGCCGCGCCGCAACTACAGCAAAAAGCGATCACCTACCGCGCCATCGCATTGGAACAAAGCGCCGAGCTAGGCAAAAACCTGGGGATCTGGACGCGTAACGAACATAACATCCTGCGCATCGGCCAGATCGTGAATAACAAAAGAGCCGCCGACATCGAGCTGCTGCAACTGGACCCGGATGATTTCATCGTCACGCATACGCTTGCCGAATTTGCCGATATCGTCGAGGAAGACATCTGGGAATTCAGTAATGCCACTATCCGAACCTTCGATAAAGACAACGGCCGGATCTCGGTAAACCGTGCAGACGCGATAAGATGGTCGTCTTTCGTCGATCCGGAGGATATTGCGACATTGACCAAGCCGCCGGAAAGCCTGTCGCCGCTGGAATTGTTCCGGCATGTGGAATTTCTGCGCAGTACCGGTCAGGATGCCGATTCCTACGCGCTGGCGTTATGGCGCAAAGCAGGCAGCGCGCTGCTGACAATCGCCATGCTGCTGCTATCGATTCCGTTTGTGTTCGGTTCGATCCGTTCCGGCCTCAGCAATAAACTCATATTCGCCACGCTGATCGGCATGGCGGTTTACCTGCTCGATCAAATTATCGCCAACGCCGGTCTGATTCTGCACTTAAACCCGGCACTGGTTGCGTTAGGTCCGGGACTCACCATCATCATTCTGGCCAATATCTGGCTGCGCCGGACTTTTTAG
- a CDS encoding CDP-alcohol phosphatidyltransferase family protein, protein MSTSTYIYFFGDNAITIWGLTGRERLRRMLQAHQDIILTDDAEKIPVSATALFLNANFLFDARVLSALLGMDKKIALYSDEGCPAAIRTDGNYAPQLLRNLNNNQDQNYKFALLTIPRIGLNELKIDYQHNLKKKDPPYILPVSEANRPLLEQELFSGSYKGVTDLVTKWVWPVPAFWATHYCVRHGWSPNHVTYLSVVFAALAGLAFWGGFFGLGLLMGWFMTFLDTVDGKLARVTVTSSRFGDVMDHGLDIIHPPLWYLAWGLGLEGTATPLAPLGILMGLMFLGYVGGRLCEGAFQYWLSGFDMFIWRKLDSFNRLITARRNPNLLLLTYGWLSGRPDIGLLLVVLWHLVSTGILIWRLVDGWRIKQKEGSLRSWLQDIDPARDREIWAVKIFTRAPIDLRKPLPLS, encoded by the coding sequence ATGTCGACATCAACCTATATTTATTTTTTCGGCGACAACGCAATCACCATCTGGGGATTGACCGGCCGCGAACGGCTGCGGCGCATGCTGCAAGCCCATCAAGACATCATCCTGACCGATGATGCGGAGAAAATCCCGGTTTCTGCCACTGCCTTATTTTTGAATGCCAATTTTCTGTTTGACGCCCGCGTGCTCAGCGCATTGCTCGGGATGGACAAGAAAATCGCCTTATACAGCGACGAAGGCTGCCCAGCAGCGATCCGCACCGACGGTAACTATGCCCCGCAACTGCTGCGCAATCTCAATAACAACCAGGATCAGAACTATAAATTCGCGTTGCTGACGATCCCGCGTATCGGCTTAAACGAGCTGAAAATCGATTACCAGCACAATCTGAAAAAGAAAGATCCGCCGTACATTCTGCCGGTCAGCGAAGCCAATCGCCCGTTACTGGAACAAGAACTGTTTTCCGGATCGTATAAAGGCGTTACCGATCTGGTCACCAAATGGGTCTGGCCGGTACCGGCATTCTGGGCCACACATTATTGCGTGCGCCACGGCTGGTCGCCCAATCATGTGACTTATCTCAGCGTGGTGTTTGCCGCGCTGGCCGGGTTGGCGTTCTGGGGCGGATTCTTCGGCTTGGGATTACTGATGGGCTGGTTCATGACCTTTCTCGACACAGTGGACGGAAAACTGGCGCGCGTCACGGTCACGTCGAGCCGCTTCGGTGATGTCATGGATCACGGCTTGGATATTATTCACCCGCCACTGTGGTATCTGGCCTGGGGATTGGGTCTGGAAGGCACAGCGACGCCGCTTGCCCCTTTGGGAATTCTGATGGGATTGATGTTTTTGGGGTATGTCGGCGGGCGTTTGTGCGAAGGCGCATTCCAGTATTGGCTGTCGGGCTTTGATATGTTCATCTGGCGCAAGCTGGATTCGTTCAACCGCCTGATCACAGCCCGGCGCAATCCGAATTTGCTGTTACTCACGTACGGATGGCTCAGCGGCCGTCCTGACATCGGCTTGCTGCTGGTCGTGCTGTGGCACCTCGTTTCAACTGGAATCCTGATCTGGCGTTTGGTTGACGGCTGGCGAATCAAGCAAAAAGAAGGTTCATTGCGATCCTGGCTGCAGGATATCGACCCGGCGCGCGACCGCGAAATATGGGCGGTGAAAATTTTCACGCGCGCGCCAATCGACCTAAGAAAACCGCTTCCGCTCTCGTAA